The Streptomyces sp. NBC_01353 genome contains a region encoding:
- a CDS encoding 3-oxoacyl-ACP reductase yields MSLPLEGLSAIVTGAGRGLGRAEALELARLGASVVVNDYGQAGRDGSGEASAAPAEEVAAEIRAAGGRAVAHLGDVADFETARGLVDLAVGEFGKLDILVNNAGILRDRMVFSMSEEEWDSVIRVHLKGHFNTTHFAAVHWRGRAKAGESGVYGRIVNTSSEAFLAGSAGQPNYAAAKGGIVGLTTSTALALAKYGVTANAICPRARTRMTEDVFAGFAEPTAGELDALAPEHVAPLVGYLASPAAASVNGQLLVVHGGMVAIVDRPRVTAKFDTSKDAFTYEELDGLLSPHYAGRPPGETFAAAEVLGLKKG; encoded by the coding sequence ATGTCACTCCCCCTTGAGGGTCTGTCCGCGATCGTCACGGGCGCCGGCCGGGGTCTCGGCCGGGCCGAGGCGCTGGAACTCGCCCGGCTGGGCGCGTCCGTCGTCGTCAACGACTACGGACAGGCCGGGCGGGACGGCTCCGGCGAGGCGTCGGCCGCGCCCGCCGAGGAGGTCGCGGCGGAGATCCGCGCGGCGGGCGGCCGGGCGGTGGCGCACCTGGGCGACGTCGCCGACTTCGAGACCGCGCGGGGCCTTGTCGACCTGGCGGTCGGCGAGTTCGGCAAGCTGGACATCCTGGTCAACAACGCGGGCATTCTGCGGGACCGGATGGTCTTCTCGATGAGCGAGGAGGAGTGGGACTCGGTGATCCGGGTCCACCTCAAGGGGCACTTCAACACCACGCACTTCGCGGCGGTGCACTGGCGGGGGAGGGCGAAGGCGGGGGAGTCCGGCGTGTACGGCCGGATCGTCAACACCTCGTCGGAGGCCTTCCTCGCGGGCTCCGCCGGGCAGCCGAACTACGCGGCGGCCAAGGGCGGGATCGTGGGTCTTACGACGTCGACGGCGCTGGCTCTGGCGAAGTACGGCGTCACGGCGAACGCGATCTGCCCGCGAGCGCGCACTCGTATGACGGAGGACGTCTTCGCGGGCTTCGCGGAGCCGACGGCGGGGGAGCTGGACGCGCTCGCGCCGGAGCATGTGGCCCCGCTGGTCGGCTACCTGGCCTCGCCGGCGGCGGCGTCGGTCAACGGCCAGCTGCTGGTGGTCCACGGCGGGATGGTCGCGATCGTGGACCGCCCGAGGGTGACGGCCAAGTTCGACACGTCGAAGGACGCGTTCACGTACGAGGAACTGGATGGACTGCTGTCCCCGCACTACGCGGGCCGCCCGCCGGGCGAGACGTTCGCGGCGGCGGAGGTCCTGGGCCTGAAGAAGGGGTGA